In a single window of the Ignavibacteria bacterium genome:
- a CDS encoding ABC transporter permease, translating to MNFFTEIKEGIVISLNSIRANKVRSFLATLGIVIGIMTVTTLQTAIEGINLAFEKSISAVGADVLYIQKFEWFGKEDWDVYRNRRDITWQDYELFAENMNNAESICPTVGSAGLVTYQDFTSENIPVFGTTEEYQRTLGLEVDEGRFFTKRESDGGWGVCVIGYDIKESFFQGIDPIGKVIQVNGHNFKIIGTYEKMGSMLGLFSLDNRIIIPINKFFKIFGTRRSLTINVKAPTVEALEDTKEEVRAVMKRARRIPIGGKDDFGVNQQEAFKQTYESLTGLIKTIGTAITLLSLIVGSIGIANIMFVSVKERTKEIGIRKAIGAKRVTIMLQFLIEAVTICVVGGLVGLMIAFPLSLVINAVLLPTVMPLWVVVLALGISAFAGIVAGFFPALSASKLDPVDALRYE from the coding sequence TTGAATTTTTTTACTGAAATAAAAGAAGGTATCGTAATTTCTCTGAATTCCATCAGGGCAAATAAGGTAAGGTCTTTTCTTGCGACTCTTGGAATAGTGATTGGTATTATGACCGTTACTACACTACAGACAGCAATTGAAGGAATTAACCTTGCATTTGAAAAAAGTATTTCCGCAGTCGGAGCAGATGTCCTTTATATACAGAAATTCGAATGGTTCGGAAAAGAAGATTGGGATGTTTACCGCAACAGGCGCGATATTACCTGGCAGGATTACGAATTGTTCGCAGAAAATATGAACAATGCTGAATCAATCTGTCCAACAGTTGGCTCTGCCGGACTTGTAACATACCAGGATTTTACAAGCGAAAATATTCCTGTTTTTGGCACGACTGAGGAATACCAGCGGACTCTGGGACTGGAAGTTGATGAGGGCAGGTTCTTCACAAAACGTGAATCAGATGGCGGCTGGGGCGTTTGTGTGATTGGCTATGATATCAAAGAATCATTTTTCCAGGGTATCGATCCAATTGGTAAAGTTATCCAGGTAAACGGACATAATTTCAAAATAATAGGTACTTATGAAAAAATGGGCTCAATGCTTGGACTCTTCAGCCTTGATAACAGGATAATCATTCCCATAAATAAATTTTTTAAGATCTTCGGAACAAGAAGATCACTTACAATTAATGTTAAAGCTCCCACAGTTGAAGCTCTTGAAGATACCAAGGAAGAAGTCAGGGCTGTTATGAAAAGAGCACGCAGAATTCCCATAGGCGGAAAAGATGATTTTGGCGTAAACCAGCAGGAAGCTTTTAAGCAGACATATGAATCATTGACCGGACTTATAAAAACTATAGGAACTGCAATTACTTTGCTTTCGCTGATAGTTGGATCAATTGGTATAGCGAATATCATGTTCGTAAGTGTTAAAGAAAGAACAAAGGAAATTGGCATACGCAAAGCAATTGGTGCGAAGCGCGTTACAATAATGCTGCAGTTTTTAATTGAAGCAGTTACTATCTGCGTTGTCGGTGGTTTGGTTGGACTTATGATCGCATTCCCGTTGAGTCTTGTTATAAATGCTGTATTGCTCCCTACGGTCATGCCGCTGTGGGTTGTTGTGCTTGCGCTGGGAATTTCGGCATTTGCGGGCATTGTTGCCGGATTCTTCCCTGCCCTCTCAGCTTCAAAGCTTGACCCGGTTGATGCACTGCGGTATGAATAA
- a CDS encoding DUF3808 domain-containing protein, producing the protein MLKKYLNIFILLSVIGSYTAAQDFGKIHTLISEGIDAEYNMDFPGALAKFQEAKNSAPNDLRGHFFEQTIYYWKAMLTRNKTDFETFMNLSDKLVEKCENVIDKNENDLDARLYLGWTYTIRAFAIGFMGENYLKAASEIKDGSNNLTFVLEKNPNYHDAALGLGVYNYLASFIPRKLQWLTDILGFSGNRDEGKRLLKIASEKGTYTNSEAKFYLTLMLWREENYPESEGYAQSLKTKYPESPAVWMLWGGLLAQQDKMKEAVEAYERSLEYNKGKNNEIIFRTAYGALSNAYFRMNNYSKSAEYGKLFISILTKDDNQNNRLYSTGVSLELMGDRNAAMEYYRRARTDIKDENQWEKYWLRKLREREAVPLTVTDSLLIAADNNRATGKLTEAAKDYNTLLNTPGANYSDDIKAQINHGLGQLYYKQKDYNKAIEQFKMNLSLNPANEKWLVPEAYFQIGRCYLRMGNRSEAQKNFDIAQDIDYEYDFKDSMDGKIKNELSK; encoded by the coding sequence TTGTTAAAAAAGTATCTGAACATTTTTATTTTATTATCGGTAATCGGCAGCTATACTGCTGCTCAGGATTTCGGAAAAATACATACACTGATATCAGAAGGTATCGATGCTGAATACAATATGGATTTTCCGGGAGCTCTTGCTAAATTCCAGGAAGCTAAAAATTCTGCGCCAAATGATCTAAGAGGACATTTTTTTGAGCAGACAATTTATTACTGGAAGGCAATGCTTACCCGCAACAAAACTGACTTTGAAACATTTATGAACCTGAGCGATAAGCTTGTTGAAAAATGCGAAAATGTTATCGATAAAAATGAAAATGACCTTGATGCGAGATTATACCTTGGCTGGACCTACACTATACGCGCCTTTGCAATTGGATTTATGGGTGAAAACTATCTTAAAGCCGCATCTGAAATTAAGGACGGCAGTAATAACCTCACTTTTGTACTTGAAAAAAATCCGAATTACCATGATGCAGCTCTCGGACTCGGAGTATATAATTACCTCGCAAGCTTTATTCCAAGAAAGCTTCAGTGGCTAACCGATATTCTCGGATTTTCGGGTAACAGGGATGAAGGAAAACGGCTTTTAAAGATCGCATCAGAAAAAGGTACATATACCAACAGCGAAGCTAAATTTTATCTTACTTTAATGTTATGGCGCGAAGAGAATTATCCTGAATCTGAAGGCTATGCACAGTCATTAAAGACAAAGTACCCTGAAAGTCCCGCAGTATGGATGTTATGGGGCGGACTGCTTGCCCAGCAGGATAAAATGAAAGAAGCAGTTGAGGCTTATGAAAGATCACTGGAATACAATAAAGGTAAAAATAACGAGATAATTTTCCGTACCGCCTACGGCGCTCTGAGTAATGCTTATTTCAGGATGAACAATTATTCCAAATCAGCGGAATACGGCAAGCTGTTCATTTCAATTCTTACCAAAGATGATAACCAGAATAACAGGCTCTACAGCACCGGGGTTTCACTGGAATTGATGGGTGACAGAAACGCTGCTATGGAATATTACCGCAGGGCGAGAACCGATATTAAAGATGAAAACCAATGGGAAAAATACTGGCTGAGAAAGCTAAGGGAAAGAGAAGCCGTTCCACTTACGGTTACTGATTCATTATTAATTGCTGCTGATAACAACCGTGCAACCGGAAAATTGACTGAAGCTGCTAAAGATTACAACACTCTTTTAAATACACCCGGAGCAAACTACAGCGATGATATTAAAGCCCAGATCAATCACGGATTAGGCCAGTTATATTACAAACAGAAGGATTACAACAAAGCTATCGAACAGTTTAAAATGAACCTGTCATTAAATCCCGCAAATGAAAAGTGGCTTGTACCGGAAGCTTATTTTCAAATAGGAAGATGTTATTTAAGAATGGGCAACCGTTCCGAAGCACAAAAGAATTTTGATATTGCACAGGATATTGATTATGAATATGATTTCAAGGATTCAATGGACGGAAAGATCAAAAATGAGCTTTCCAAATAA
- a CDS encoding ABC transporter ATP-binding protein yields MIKTKDIVKLYVMGTEELYALKGVSMTIHKNEYVAIMGPSGSGKSTMMNIIGCLDTPTSGYYELNGQNVSEMDDNDLATVRNKEIGFVFQTFNLLPRSNALHNVELPLIYAGLSKTVRMEQAEEALVKVGLQDRMKHKPNELSGGQRQRVAIARALVNKPSIILADEPTGNLDSKTGDEIMELFDNLHSQGNTIILVTHEDFIAEHAHRVIRLRDGLIETDKETEKGLKYKSEKAAAVLN; encoded by the coding sequence ATAATCAAAACCAAAGATATTGTAAAGCTTTATGTAATGGGTACAGAAGAGCTTTACGCGCTTAAAGGTGTTTCCATGACCATTCACAAAAATGAGTATGTGGCTATCATGGGACCCTCAGGTTCAGGCAAATCCACAATGATGAATATTATCGGCTGTCTTGATACTCCAACTTCGGGTTACTATGAATTAAACGGGCAGAATGTAAGTGAAATGGATGATAATGATCTTGCAACAGTTCGAAACAAAGAAATCGGGTTCGTGTTCCAGACTTTTAATCTTCTCCCCCGTTCAAACGCATTGCATAATGTTGAGCTTCCCCTTATTTACGCCGGACTTTCAAAAACAGTAAGAATGGAACAGGCTGAAGAAGCACTGGTAAAAGTAGGATTGCAGGACAGGATGAAACATAAACCCAATGAGCTTTCCGGCGGACAGAGGCAGCGTGTTGCAATAGCAAGAGCGCTGGTTAATAAGCCTTCTATAATTCTTGCTGATGAGCCAACCGGTAATCTTGATTCAAAAACAGGCGATGAAATAATGGAATTGTTTGATAACCTGCATTCCCAGGGAAATACTATTATATTAGTAACACATGAAGATTTCATTGCAGAACACGCTCACAGGGTAATTAGGCTACGTGACGGACTTATTGAAACTGATAAGGAAACCGAAAAAGGTTTAAAATACAAAAGTGAAAAGGCAGCTGCTGTTTTAAATTAA
- a CDS encoding efflux RND transporter periplasmic adaptor subunit — MADIKPVAKKKKSKKLLLFSIIGVVVILIIVAVIASGKKDKLVTVQTEKVMKRNVTQVVSGTGTINPETKVDISAEISGEIVQLPFKEGDTVKKGDLLVKIKAETYGARINQQQAGVQYSRTQVEVAENNLKKAQLELQRTEQLFQSGLVSQSDLDNARIAYDVAVSNVKSSNANVRQNQALLQQSSQDLSKATIRANMDGIVTALNNEIGEKVVGTQQMAGSVIMTVSDLSTMDAEIEVSETDITNVKLGDTAEVEVDAFPDRIIKGYVYEISNSAKSKGTGTQEQVINFIVKIRIIDQDVQLKPGMSCNADIKVNSKADVITIPIQSVTAREDEKKEEDSGDEVKRKSDENLKKKEKPKEVVFVVEEGSPTKVKMVQVKTGISDDRYIEILEGLQPDQVVVKGPYKSISKELEEGSIVKIDNEVKKKTDKEE, encoded by the coding sequence ATGGCAGATATTAAACCCGTAGCAAAGAAAAAGAAAAGCAAAAAGCTCCTGTTATTTTCAATAATTGGAGTTGTTGTTATCTTGATAATAGTAGCTGTTATTGCATCAGGTAAAAAAGATAAGCTTGTAACTGTTCAGACTGAAAAAGTAATGAAGCGGAATGTTACACAGGTAGTTTCAGGTACAGGTACAATTAACCCGGAAACCAAGGTGGATATTTCAGCTGAGATAAGCGGTGAAATTGTCCAGCTGCCTTTTAAAGAAGGTGACACGGTTAAAAAAGGCGACTTGCTTGTTAAGATAAAAGCGGAAACTTACGGAGCCAGAATTAACCAGCAGCAGGCAGGCGTTCAGTATTCACGTACCCAGGTAGAAGTAGCAGAAAATAATCTTAAAAAAGCGCAGCTTGAGCTGCAGAGAACTGAGCAGCTTTTCCAGAGCGGGCTCGTATCTCAATCAGACCTTGATAATGCAAGAATTGCTTACGATGTTGCTGTATCAAATGTTAAAAGCTCTAATGCTAATGTAAGGCAGAACCAGGCTTTGCTTCAGCAAAGCTCACAGGATCTTTCGAAAGCCACTATCCGCGCAAATATGGATGGCATTGTTACCGCATTGAATAATGAAATTGGTGAAAAAGTTGTTGGTACGCAGCAAATGGCAGGCAGTGTTATTATGACCGTTTCAGACCTTTCTACTATGGATGCTGAAATTGAAGTTAGTGAAACAGATATTACCAACGTTAAGCTGGGCGATACCGCTGAAGTTGAAGTTGATGCCTTCCCGGACAGAATTATCAAAGGTTATGTTTACGAAATATCCAATTCAGCAAAATCAAAGGGTACCGGCACACAGGAGCAGGTAATTAATTTTATTGTTAAGATAAGAATAATAGATCAGGATGTACAGCTTAAACCCGGAATGTCATGCAATGCTGATATTAAAGTAAATTCAAAAGCAGATGTAATTACAATCCCAATTCAAAGTGTAACTGCCAGGGAAGATGAAAAGAAGGAAGAAGATTCAGGAGATGAAGTTAAAAGGAAATCCGATGAGAACCTGAAGAAAAAGGAAAAACCAAAAGAAGTTGTATTTGTGGTTGAAGAAGGCTCACCCACAAAGGTAAAAATGGTCCAGGTTAAAACCGGTATCAGCGATGACAGGTACATAGAAATCCTTGAAGGGCTCCAGCCTGACCAGGTTGTTGTAAAAGGACCGTATAAATCGATAAGCAAAGAGCTTGAAGAAGGTTCTATAGTTAAGATCGATAATGAAGTAAAGAAAAAAACGGATAAGGAAGAGTAA
- a CDS encoding TolC family protein — MKILKLSVIMLVMLFCAEISAQIVQVSLKEAIEHAYKNDPNITKLENTIELQESNLRANYGNLFPDLKFTTGWSRSNTVINNSFINQNGIPIPESNETSNNFSLSLRSDVTLFDGMANFDRIELAKQTKVQYQIQLKQLKQDIAVKIINSYITVLKNQQIVVINEATLADSRAQLDRIKIFVEVGRRTLSDVYQQDVIVAQNELLVEQAKNNLNKSISDLAYNANLPLERNYAVNQAEFNTEIAYENLEAYVIQNQNTDNLVRNAFNNRQDIRARIQNLDLLETNIDIARGTQYFPTLSGFGQYSMNGDKIDNVTNQRTFTIGLSLSYPIFQGFQQDYQRQIALINYRSAQEDIKLIKNQTELQIKKAIQDLRSLLKQIEITDRSLLNAQQNKLLAEESYRVGIGTVLDVNTATTNLNNILINKSNLIYDFINAQKTLEYYQGLLSY, encoded by the coding sequence ATGAAGATACTAAAATTATCAGTAATAATGCTTGTAATGCTGTTTTGTGCTGAAATTTCAGCGCAAATTGTTCAGGTTTCACTTAAAGAAGCTATTGAGCACGCTTACAAAAATGACCCCAATATAACCAAACTTGAAAACACGATCGAGCTGCAGGAAAGCAATTTACGGGCTAATTACGGAAATTTATTTCCTGATCTAAAGTTCACAACCGGCTGGTCACGCTCAAATACCGTTATCAACAACAGCTTTATAAACCAGAACGGCATTCCGATACCTGAAAGCAATGAAACATCCAATAATTTTTCTTTATCACTAAGATCAGATGTTACGTTATTTGACGGAATGGCGAATTTTGACAGAATTGAGCTTGCCAAACAGACAAAAGTTCAGTATCAGATCCAGCTTAAACAGCTTAAACAGGATATCGCTGTTAAGATAATCAACAGCTATATTACTGTACTTAAAAACCAGCAGATCGTGGTTATTAACGAAGCTACACTGGCAGATTCACGGGCACAGCTTGATAGGATCAAAATATTTGTTGAAGTAGGCAGAAGAACACTTTCAGATGTTTATCAGCAGGATGTTATTGTAGCACAGAATGAATTACTGGTAGAGCAGGCAAAGAATAATCTCAACAAGTCCATTAGTGACCTGGCTTACAATGCTAATCTTCCGCTTGAACGGAATTATGCAGTTAACCAGGCTGAGTTCAATACAGAAATTGCCTACGAAAACCTTGAAGCTTATGTCATTCAGAACCAGAATACTGACAACCTTGTAAGAAATGCATTTAACAACAGGCAGGATATAAGGGCAAGAATTCAGAACCTGGACCTGCTAGAAACAAATATTGATATTGCACGGGGAACTCAATACTTCCCTACATTATCTGGCTTCGGACAGTATTCAATGAACGGTGACAAAATAGATAACGTTACAAACCAGCGTACATTCACAATAGGCTTATCATTAAGCTACCCGATCTTCCAGGGTTTCCAGCAGGATTACCAGAGGCAAATAGCTCTTATTAATTACAGATCTGCCCAGGAAGATATAAAGCTTATTAAAAATCAAACGGAGCTCCAGATCAAAAAAGCAATACAGGATCTGAGGTCACTGCTTAAACAGATAGAAATTACCGACAGAAGCCTTTTAAATGCGCAGCAGAATAAGCTGTTGGCTGAAGAATCATACAGGGTAGGTATAGGAACTGTATTGGATGTGAACACAGCGACAACTAACCTTAACAATATTTTGATCAATAAATCAAATCTTATATATGATTTTATCAATGCTCAGAAAACACTTGAATATTACCAGGGTTTACTGAGCTATTAA